The following DNA comes from Nocardia sp. XZ_19_385.
TGCAGCTGGCGGCGCAGAAGGCGGTGGCCAACGGGTTCACCATGATGATTCCGCCGGTACTGGTGCGCCCGGAGATCATGGCGGGCACCGGGTTCCTCGGCCAGCACGCCGACGAGGTCTACCACCTGCCGGACCAGGATCTTTATCTGGTCGGCACCTCGGAGGTGCCGCTGGCCGGGTACCACTCGGGCGAGATCCTGGATTTGAGCGAGGGCCCGAAGCGGTACGCGGGCTGGTCGTCGTGCTTCCGCAGCGAAGCGGGCAGCTACGGCAAGGACACTCGCGGCATCATCCGCGTGCACCAGTTCGACAAGGTGGAGATGTTCGTCTACACCACGCCCGAGGAAGCCGACGCCGAACATCAGCGGCTGCTCGCCTGGGAGCGGGAGATGCTCGCGGCCGTCGAGGTGCCTTACCGCATCATCGACACCGCGGCGGGCGATCTGGGCAGCTCGGCGGCGCGCAAGTTCGACTGTGAGGCTTGGGTTCCCACCCAGCAGACCTACCGTGAGCTGTCCTCGACCTCGAACTGCACCACTTTCCAGGCCCGTCGCCTGGCCGTGCGCTACCGCGACGAAAACGGAAAACCGCAGATCGCAGCCACTTTGAACGGCACCCTGGCGACCACCCGGTGGATCGTGGCGATCCTGGAGAACCACCAGCAGGCCGACGGTTCCGTGCGGGTGCCCGCTGCCCTGGTTCCGTTCGTCGGCACCGAGGTTCTGACACCCCCGAAAGTTGCCAGCAGGTAAATAGCTAACGGTTCGCCCGGCCTGATTCACCTGTTGTGGCAACCGTCGAGAATCATTGCCTTTACGCTATTCCCCGTGCGAGGAATCGGGGCGCGCGGCGATACCCGAACCCGGGTGCGGGCGGCATCGGCGCTGGCGACAGCAATGGTTATGGCTCGAACCACCGGGGCGTTCTACGTCATGGGTGGTGTGCTGGGCTTGGTGATCACTGCCATCGCCCCGGGTTCGGAAGGTAATCGACCGCTGGTGGGCACAGCGGCAGCGATCGCGCTGCTGCTGGGTTTGACGTTGCTGGCGTGGGGACCACGGTTGCCCCACGGGATTCACCATGTCTACGTCGCGATCGCGACGGTGCTGGTGACCATCGCGGTGCATTCGTTCCCGAATACCGTTGGCGCGATCAGTCTTGCGGCGTTCTATGTGTTCGTCGCCTGCGATGCGGCGCTGTTCTTCCGGTGGTCCCAGGCCGCCGCGCATATCGCGTTCGCCGTGGTGATGTGCCTGCTGGTGCTGCCGACGCGGGACCTGCCGTGGTGGTCCGGGCTGATCCCGGCGGGCGTCACCTTCGGCGTCGGCGTGGTCGTGGGCATTCTGACCAGGATGGCCTCCGAGGCCGATATCGATGTGCTCACCGGGCTGCACAATCGGCGCGGCTTCGATCGCCGGCTGAACTCGGCCATCGAGCTGGCCACCCGCACCGGACAAGGGCTTTCGCTGGTGCTGGTCGACCTCGACCGGTTTCAGAAGATCAACGACCACCTCGGCCATCGAGCCGGTGACGCGGTGTTGCAGCGGGTCGCCGACACCTGGTCGGGGCTGCTGCAGCCCGAGCAGGTCCTCGCCCGCTACGGCGGTGACGCGTTCGCGCTGCTGTTGCCGAACACCACCGAGCAGGCCGCGATCCTGTTGACCGAGCAACTGCGCGCCGCGGTGACGACGGGTTGTTCGGCGGGTGTGACCTCGTGGCAGCCAGGCGAATCCGGCTCACTGCTGGTCTCGCGCGCCGACGTGGGGCTCTACCGGGCCAAGCAGGCCGGGCGCAACCGGACCGTGCTGGAGTCCTCGCGGCAGCTGCCGCTGGCGGTGGAACTGCGCGAAGCCATCGATCGCGGCGCCCTCGACGTGCACTACCAGCCGATCGTCAGCCTCAGCGAAGGCGGCGGCAAAGCGGTCGGTGTGGAGGCGCTGCTGCGCTGGTCGTCGAACGCCCAACCCGATGTCACCACCGAGGGTTTGATCCGCGTCGCCGAGGAGTACGACCTCATCGCCGACCTCGACGAGCTGGTGCTGCGCCGGGCCTGCGCCGACGCGGCGCGCCTGCAGGAAACCTTCGCCCAGCTGGATCTGACGCTGAACGTGAACGTCAGCGGACTGGAACTGGCGGAAACCGGTTACGCGGACCGGGTTTCCGGGATCCTCGCCAGCACCGGCTGGCCCGCCGACCAGCTCGTGCTCGAGGTGACCGAAAGCGAGCTCGCCGCCGAATCCCAGACGGCCATCACCAATCTGCACACCCTGCGCGACCGTGGCGTGCGCATCGCCATCGATGACTTCGGCACCGGCTACTCGTCCCTGAGCCGCCTGGCCACGCTGCCCAGCGACATCCTGAAGGTCGACCAATCCTTCGTCGCCGCAATCCGTTCCGACTCCCCGGCGCCGCCGCTGCTGGGCGTCATCGCGGCCCTGAGCTCCGCGCTGGACCTCCAGGTCATCGCCGAAGGCGTCGAAACCGAGTACCAGGCAGCGGTTCTCACCGAACTCGGCTTCGCGCTCGCCCAGGGCTACCACTACAGCGACTCGCACCCCGTTGCGGAACTGATCAGCGATCTCAACGACGGAAAAGGTCGAGTCGGCCCGCTCGCCGACCGCGACCCCGACGCCGACCCCATGCCCTCCACCAACGGCTGGCTCCCGCTGGGCTGATCAGTAAGCCATGTTGGCGTAGCTCGCCAGCAGTTCTTCGCTCTCGCGGGAGAGCTTCCAGGTGCCGCCCACGTTCTTCCAGGTGACCGGGATCGGGTAGCTGTATTCGCCGAGGCGGCTGTTCAGGGTCGCGCTGAGCACATCGCCGTCGACGGTGACCGGCCCCGAGACGTCCCAGTTGTAGCCGGGGATCTGGCTGATGACCTGGCCGACGTTGCGGATCTTGCTGGTGTCGCCCGACTCGAGCTCCGCGGCCGAGCCGTTGAGCGCGGCCTGCAACTTGCCCTGGAGTTCAGCGGGCGAGGGCGCGGCGGGGGCGGCGACGGCAACCGGCGCGGTGACGACAACGGCGGCGCCGACCGGAAGCAGCAGGGCGGCGGCCGTCATCGAGGCAGCGGCGAACGAGCGAATCATGGGAACTCCTTTGTGTAGGCAAGCCTTAGCTCGAGGTGCACCCTACCTGTGGGCCGTCGGCGATAAATGGGTTGACGGGGTTGGTGGTTTGCGGTGAAGTTGTTGACATGCGCATGCTCATCTACGGCTGTTGACCTTTCAGCTTCGCCAAGCCTGAGCGCGGTCCCGACTATGGAGTCCGCGGGCTCACGCTGCGCGCGGTGCTGTTCAAAGGTTCCGGCGACCTCATTCCGCTGTACGCGCTGTACGCCCTCCTGTTCGCCGACCACGGCCTGAGCGTCGCGCAGATCTCCTCACTGCTGGCAATCTGGTCGCTGGCCGCGTTCGTGCTCGAGGTGCCTTCCGGTGCATGGGCCGACACGGTGTCGCGCCGCGTGCTGCTCATCCTCAGCGCGGTCCTGATGGCCATCGGCTTCACCGTCTGGACCGTCGCACCGTCCTACCTCGCTTTCGCGATCGGCTTCGCCTTGTGGGGCACCGCAGGAGCTTTGGAATCCGGCACCTTCGAAGCCCTCGTCTACGACGACCTGGTCGCCCGCGGCGAACGCACCGCCTACCCCCGCATCATGGGCTACACCCGCGCCGCCCAGGAAATAACCGTCGTCGTCGCGATCATGGCCGCCGCACCCCTCTACGCCTGGGGCGGCTACGCCCTCGTCGGCTGGTCCAGCGTGGTGGTGGCGGTCTTGCACGCGCTGGTCGCGCTCTCGTTGCCGCGTGCACCTATGGCTGTATCAGCCGGGGCTGTGGATGAATTGGAAGAGCAGGCAGCCGAGGATGATTCGCCGGGGCGGAGTCCCGCAGCGGCACAGCTGGACTCGGCTCGCCTGAGTGGCGCACTAAAGGTGGATTCCGCGCGCCCGACGCGTAAGCCGGAGGTCAGCGATCCCACCTCATCCAGCGCGGGTGAAGTGAGCGGGCGGGGGGAGTCGACATTCGCCAGGTATCTGCTGATGCTGCGCACCGGTATCGGTGAGGCGATCCGGGTGCGGCGGGTGCGCTACGGCGTACTGCTCGGGTCGCTGCTGTACGGAATCACCGCCTACGACGAGTATTTCGCGCTGCTCGCGCAGTCGGCGGGCGCGGCGACCGCGGTGGTGGCGGTGCTGGTCGGGGTGACGGTGCTGGGTTCGATGGCTGGTGCGCTGCTGGCGGGGCGCACCGAGGGCATGTCCGCGCGCACGATGGCGGTGGCTTTGGTGGCTGGCTCGGCGCTGTTCATCGCTGGTTCGCTGGTAACCGGCTTGGCGGTGAGCCACCCGCAGTCGGTCTACTTGCTGACCGGTTTCGGATTCGCCGCGATCGGCGTCGGCTACGGCATCGTCTACAACAGCAGCGTCGTCGCCGAAGCACGCCTACAGGACTCCATCGAGGGTCCCGCCCGCGCGACCGTCACCTCGGTATCCGGCTTGCTGTCGGAGGTCGTCGCCCTGGCGATCTTCGGTTTCGTCGCCCTGGCCACGATCTGGTTGTCGATGGCGACGACCCTCGCCCTGCTCGGCGTCCTCATGCTCGCCATCGCCCTGGTCACCCCCGCCTGGCTGCCGCCCAAGGCGTGACGCGCCATCTGGCAGGAGGCGTTGCCAGATGGTTGATTGTATGAGACCGTCGGTATCAGATGCGCTCGACGATGGGGTCGGGTGCGGACCGTTTCGAGCCGATGGGTGCAATGCAATGGCGCATGACAACCGGAACTTCCTGCCGACTCCGCCGCTGTTCACCGAGTTCCCGTTCAAGTACGCGGTGCCGGTGTTCTCGCCCGGGGATCTGCGGTGCACCGCGGAGCAGCGGGATTCGTTCCGGAAGTTCGCGCAGGTCGGGGACCCACTGGCCGATGACGTGGTCGCCATGATCAAGCGGTTGCCGGTCGGGGAGGGCCGGCGGATGTTCGAGATCGCGGTGGAGCGCGGGGTCGACGCCGTGCCGGATGCGCCCGCCGAGTTGCGGGCTTTCTTCGACCAGGTGGAGTCGGAGCCGTACTGGCTGGATCGGGCCAAGATCGAGCGTGGCGCCCGGGTGGTGGGCCGCACCGGCGTGTGGGGCGGCATCGCGATGGGCATGTTCGCATTGATGGGCGGCTACCTCGCGTCCCGCGCCGACAAGACCCTGGTCGGCACCGGCGACCTGGACGCTATGGCGCCGCGTCGGCTGGCCGAAACCACCCAGTGGTGGCTCGATGTCACCACGCCCGGCCAACTGGATCGGCAAGCGGTCGGCTACAAGAGCGTGCTGCGGGTGCGGTTGATGCACGCGCTGGTGCGTTCCGGCATGAACCACCGCCCCGACTGGGATTACGACGCCTGGGACCAGCCGATCAACCAGGTACTCACCGTCGGCACCCTGACCCTGTTCTCCATGGCGAATCTCGTTGGCGCACAAGCCCTCGGCCTCCGCTTCTCGGCCACCGAGAAGGAGTCGGTCTTCCACCTGTGGCGCTACGTCGGTTTCCTGCTCGGCATCGACCAGGAAATCCTGCCCACCAACGAAACCGACACCTGGCGCGCCTTCTGGATCCTCGCCGACACCGAATTCATCCCCGACAACGATTCCCGGCTCCTGGCCCAAGCCCTGCTGCCCGCCGCCGGCGGCCTCTTCGTCGGCACCGACACCATCGCCCAGCGCACCTTCCGCCGCATGGTCACCCAATACATGGCCGCCTACAGCCGAATCGTCCTCGGCCCCAGCAACTCCGACTTCCTCGGCCTGCCCGACCGCACCCTCTTCAAGTCCGCCGTCCTGGCCACCGCCGTCGTCAACGGCGCCCTCGAAATCCCCCGCCAGCTCATCCCCGGCGCCACCCGCTTCCAGGAAAACCTCGGCGCCCGCATCCGCACCCGCCTGGTCCGCGGCTCCATCGCCCGCAACGGCGGCGACCGCACCTACGCCCGCCACGACACCTACGCCCGCCCCGCCCTCCGCGCGGGCTGAGCGCTCGCACAACGCAGTCCGTCGCTTCGCCGCCCTGTCAGCTGACTGGCAGGGCGAAGCATCAACGGAAGCCACCCAGGCGGCCGATGACTGGCGGGCGAAGTGTCGGCGCGGGGCGGTTTCGACGGGCGGCGGTACCGTGCGGGAGTGAATGGGCGGACGCGGTTGGGGGTGGTGTTCGGGTTTTGTATCGGGGCCGGGGTGGCGGTGCAGAGTCGGATCAATGGGGCGCTGGGGGCGCGGCTGCATGATGGGATCGCTGCGGCGGGTGTCAGTTTCGCGGTCGGGCTGGTGGCGTTGGGGGTGGCGTTCGCGGTCAGTGGGCGGTTGCGGGCTGGGTTCGGTCGGATGCGGCGGGGGCTGGCCGAGGGGGAGTTGCGGCCTTGGCAGTTGCTTGGCGGGTTGTTCGGGGCATTGTTCGTTGCTTGTCAGGGGCTGACGGTGGCGGCGATCGGGGTTACCGCGTTTACGGTGGCGGCGGTGGCGGGGCAGTTGGTGAGCAGTTTGGTGGTGGATCGGCTCGGGCTGGCGCCCAGTGGACGTACTCCGGTGACTGCCATGCGGATTGGTGGTGCGGTGCTGGCGGTGGGTGCCGTGCTGCTGGCGGGGCTGCATCGGTCCGGTGGGTCGGGCGGTGGGCTCGCGTTGCCGGATTCGCTGCGGAACGTTCCTGCGGTGCTGCTCATCGTGATGCCTGCGGTGGCGGGAATCGGGCTGGCGTGGCAGCAGGCTGTGAACGGGCGAGTGGGTGCGGTCGGCGGGCCGTTCTCGGCCACGTTGGCGAACTTCGGCGTGGGACTGATCGCGTTGCTCGCGATCGAATCGCTGGTCCTGGTCACCATCGGGGGACCAGCTGAATTACCCACCACCCCATGGCTTTACCTCGGTGGACTGATCGGTGTCGCTTTCATCGCGCTGGCAGCGCTGACCGTGCGGTGGATCAGTGTCTTGCTGTTCGGACTCACGTCGGTGGCGGGTCAGCTCATAGCTGCACTGGCTCTCGACCTGCTGACACCGACCGGCGCGGGCCTGTCACCACTCTCGGTACTCGGCTGTCTGCTGACGCTGGCGGCGGTCGTCATCGCCGCTCGCCGATCCGGACCGGCCGAACCGCAACCCATGCGGTCGCCATGAGCTGACGTGGCATCCCTGCGGTCCGCACTGGTCCTGGGTATGCCAAACCGTACGGTCAGGTGCCGTCTGCGGCGAAAAGCGTTCTTGCCATTCATGATTCAACACCGCATCAGGTGTGGGATGGTGCGGGAATGGCCGAGTACGGGGTGTGGGTCGTGCGGTTGGGGCTGGCTGTGGTGTTCGGGCTGGCGGCTTGGGGAAAGCTGGCGGATCGGGTGGGGGCCCGGCAGGCGGTGGTCGATTTCGGCGTGCCGGTCCGATGGGGACCGGCGGTGGCGTGGGCGTTGCCGGTGCTGGAGGCGGGCTTGGCGGTGGGAGTGCTGGCGCCGTGGACCGCGGTGGGGGCGGCTGTGGCCGCGCTGCTGGTCTTGGCGGTGTTCACCGCCGCGATGGCCAGGTTGCTGGCGCAGGGGAAACGGCCCGCCTGTTCGTGTTTCGGCGCGGCCGGCAGTGCGCCGATCGGACGACGGACGCTGGTGCGCAATGCGGTGTTGATGCTGTTCACGGTGCTCGCCGCGGTGGGTTCGGTGGTGTATCAGGGCGTTCCGGGGGAGTTGCCCGCGGATCACGCCGTCGGGCTGGTTGTGGTCGCGGTGCTGGCCGCTTTGCTGGTGTGGGGGTTCGGGCAGGTGCAGACGCTGCGGTGGCGACTGGATGAGCAGGCCTTGTCGACACTGGGAGCGGAGGGGCTGCCGGTGGGGGCGGTGGCGCCGGAGTTCGAGTTGCTCGGGACCGCGGGTGATCGGGTGAGCTTGGCGGAGTTGCTGGCGCACGACCGCCAGGTGCTGCTGGTCTTCGTACATCCCGGCTGTGAAATGTGTGCGGCGCTGGCCCGGGAGTTGCCACGATGGCAGCAGCGCACCGAACAAGCGCTGCGAATTGCCGTGGTGGGCAATGGAGATCTGGCGGAGCACGCGCGCTGGGGCGCGGAGCAGGGGCTCGGTGCGATTCCGGTCCTGGTGCAGCAGGGCAATGAGGCCGCACTGCGTTACCGGGTGCGGGGGACGCCGTCGGGCGTGCTGATCAGAGCGGACGGTCGGATTGCCGGCCAAGTCGCCCGCGGCGCCATGGCGGTGCGAGAGCTGATCATGCAGGCGAAAAACACGGGGCGGCAGCCGGTCCCGAGACAAAACGGGCAGCGGGTACCGGACCGGCGGTAGCTGATCTCGCCGCCGCCGTTTCAATCGGACAAAACGGGCCGGTATCTTAAATCTGTTGGCGCACAATCGATTTCGTGAGAAGTGGAGCGCGACGGCGGCTTACCATCGGAGGGCAGGTTTTTCCGGAAGATCGCTCGGCCGAGAGGAAATGCCATGGCTTACTTCGCTTTTACCGACTACTCCGGTAAAGAATTCGTCTTCAAACTGAACAATGAACAGCGAATCCAGGAGGCGCGTCGCATTATTTCCGGCGAGGAAACGATGTCGACGCATGTGATGGGAAAGATCCGGAAGCGGTCGGAGCCCTACAACCCGGGCTGGTCCTTCACCTTCGACCCGGACACCATCACCTTCTTCACCATGGCCATCGAGGTCTGCGACGCCAGCATTCAATACACCGAGGATTACCTCGACGAGGCGTGCGGCGCGTTCCTACCGGGCTGCTTCTGGTGCCCGTGGTCCTCGCGTCTCACGCGTGAACTCCAGGACTCGGAGGTCCAGAGCTGAGGCTGTGCTTCCGCCTCCGGCCGGTACCGCGAGGGTGCCGGCCGGATCGGCGCGTCAGCTATTGGTAGCGGTCTCGTCGAGTCGGCGCGAGCGCAGCTCGTGTCCCTTGGAGGTCTTGCAGCGCCCCGACTCCAGATCCCATTGCCACCCGTGCAAATTGCAGGTGAGGGTATTTCCTTCCACCACACCGAATTTGGACAGATCCGCTTTCAGGTGCGGGCAGCGGCGCTGCACCTCGTAGCCACCGAGTTCGGTGGACGCGGTGTCGTCGTGCGCCTCGGAGAACCAGCCGTCGGCGTAGGCGATGCGCTCATCGGTGAGGCATTTGAAGAACGTGTAGAGGAATTCGTTGTACCCGCCGATGCGCCACGCCTGGAAGCGGGTGGACAGGAAGATGGTGTTCACCCAGTCCGGTTCGTTGTCGCGCAGCACCGTGCGCACGAGCTCCGGCGCGATGCGGAAACCGTAGCGGTACTTGCCTTCGCCCTCGATGGGCGCGCGCACCACACGCTTCGGGAAGTCCAGCACCACGGTCTCGTCGCCGAGCACCAGGCCGACGGGGTAACCGATACCGTCGCAGATCAGGTCCGACTGCGCCATGATCGGCTCGAACAGCGCCTTCAGCCGTTCCAGGAACGGCTCGGAACCCGTTGCCCAGGAGGCCTTTTCGGCGGCCAGCACGGGCGCGAGGCGCTGCGCCATGTCCGCGATGTAGTCGGCTTTGTGGTCGTAGATCGCCGCCGGATCACTCGGATGCGTCAGCCCCGAGAGATCCTTGCCGTGCACCTCCGCGACCGAACCCGGGATCATCAGGATCCCGCCCGCGTTGCCGTGGATCTGCATCTGCTCCAGGAACGTCATCTGATCCGGGAAGATGTTGCCCTCGTCGCCGCGATCGTCGTTGAGGTAGCGCAGTTCGTCGTCGAGGAACACCGGCGGACCGGCCGACGGCACCACCCAGGTCGCGCCGACCTGCTCGATGTAGCTGCGCGCCCGGTCCATACCGCGCTGGCGCTTCTGCTTACCGAAGTTCGACTTGGTGCGCGACGGGATGTCGTAGACCATCGGGTACCAGATGGCCCCCGAGTACTGCAGCAGATGAATGTCGATGTGGCCGAACGAGTCGTGGATCACATCCATGTCGACGGGCCGGGCGTCGTTCATGTTGAAACAGGTGGTCTCGCCGTCGGAGACGATCAGGCCGGAGTCACCGATCGGGCCGTCGGCGGGTGCGCGCAACGCCACGATCATGATGTCGAGCTCGGTGTCCTCGGGGACTTCGGCGCGCCAGGGCAGACCCTTCAGCGAGTGCTTGGTCGAATCCTCGGTCTCGAAGAACCGGTGGAAACCCAGCTTCACCAGTTCCCGGCGCAGATCCGGCACCGGATAGTCCGGCAGCAGCACGGTCGCGTCCTTGTTGACCTTCTCGGCCAGCAGTTTCGCGTCGAAGTGGTCGCGGTGCAGGTGGGAGACGTAGAGGAAATCGCAATTGCCCAGCTCGTCCCAGTCCAGCCGGGTGTTGTCGGGGAACGGGAACCACGACCCGAAATACGCGGGATTGACCCAGGGATCGCAAAGGATCGTCCCGGCCGCGGTGCGGATGTGGAATCCGGCGTGTCCGACGCTGGTGATCTGCACGAGCTGCTCCTCCTACCGTTACCAGTCATCCAGGGTACGGCTAGCCCGAAACATCCCCGATGCAGTACCCCTCCGGCTGTTCGACCAGGGTGAATGTGCGGGTCTGGGTGGCGCCCGAGGAATTGGTGACCGGCACGGTTACGGCGATGTAGTCCCCGCGCAAGCGTTCGGAACCGATCTGCTGATCGGCGAACTTGGTGGTGCCGGTGAGGCGGCCGGAGTTGTTGAACAGGGGCGCGGGGATGGGTTTGCCGGTGCCGTTCGGGTCCCAGCTGGCCGGGTTCGCGTTGCAGAGCAGCGGGTAGTCGCCCTCTTTGTCGGCGGGGTCGAGCGGGCTGCCGACGAACCGGGAGAGATACCGGCGAACCGTGTGCCGGGCGTCGGCGTCGTCATAGCCGACCTGTGCCCCCGCCGGGAAAACGCGCGGGCAGGCGTAACCCGATGTGACCGCGTCCCGTTCGGCGGTGACGGTCGCGTCGGCGCTCTTCCAGGTCACCGTGTTCTTGGTCGCGGTGCCCGGCTTGGCGAGCGCTTCCAGGATGGTCGCCTCGTCGGCGTACATCTCCTGCGCGCTCCGCGGTGGGATGATCCAGCACTTGTCCTGCAGCTCGGCAAGGGTTTTCGAGCTCAGATCCGCGGCCCAGCGCTGCAGCGCGGGCGCGGCCTCGGGCACGCCGGGGACCGCGCCGACCGGCGGAGCGTCCGCGGGCGGCGGGGCCAGGGTCGGGGTGACCGGCGCAGGGATCGCGGCCGGTGGCGTGGTGTGTGCCTGCGAGACAACGGGACCGGGTTCGTCCCCGGGAATTCCGGCGACGGAATCACAACCGGCGAGCAGAAATGCCCCGGCTACCGCCAGACCGCTCAGCGACGCACGCCGGTCGCGTTGGGTGTTCCGTTGGCGGACAGGCGATTTCAGCCGAGCGCGTTCCACTTCGACGATCCTCTTCCTTCACTCGGAATTGCGGTGCTCACTTTGCCGTATGGGGTGCCGCCGCGCTACTGCTGCCCGACCCTGCCGGATCCGGAGTGGTGCGACTACGCTAGCGGACTTGTGGAACCCGTCTACCGGACGATCATCGGGCTTGCCCGCACCGTCTTCTTCGTCGAAGGTCTGAAGTTCACTGTCAAGGGCGCGGAGAACATCCCCGCCTCGGGTGGCGCCGTGCTCGCGGTCAACCACACCGGCTACATGGACTTCACCTATGCCGGCCTGCCCGTGCGCACCCCCAAGCGCTACATCCGGTTCATGGCCAAGAAGGAAGTTTTCGACAACTCGATCTCCGGCCCGATCATGCGGGCGCTCAAGCACATTCCGGTGGACCGGGGTGCCGGCGCCGACTCCTACAAGGCCGCCGTCGACTACCTGAAGCGCGGTGAACTGGTCGGCGTGTACCCCGAGGCGACGATCAGCCGCAGCTTCGAGATCAAGGAATTCAAGTCCGGCGCGGCCCGCATGGCCATCGAATCCGGGGTTCCGGTGATCCCGATCGTCATCTGGGGCGCGCAGCGGGTGTGGACCAAGGGCTTCCCGAAGCGTCTGGGCCGCACCAACACCCCGATCTCCATCGCCGTCGGCAAACCGATCCAGCCCTACGAGCCGGCCGCGGAATTCACCGCGGAACTCCGCTCCACCATGCAGGCAATGCTGCTGGACCTGCAGCAGGACTACATCCACGAGCCCGGCGCGTACTGGGTTCCGGCCCGCCTCGGCGGCAGCGCCCCCACCCTCGAGGAAGCCGACGCCCTCGACGCCGCCGAAATCGCCGAACGCGCCGCCCGCAGGGAATCAGCCGACGAGTAGGCGGGACATGAGCGAGGGGAACGCCGAGTAGCGCCCTCGCCGATGTCCCACTTCTAGGAAGCCCAGGGGCCGATGCCGCCGACTTTGTCGATGCGGATGCGGGTCAGGAGGCCTGGAGGGGCGTCTTTCGGGGGGAAGTCGACGTCGGGGCTGGCGAGGGTTTGTGCCAGCTCTGTAAGTAGTTCGGGGGCGCCACCTTCGACGATGCGGGCGGTGCCCTTGATCGCCAGGTAGGGGCGCATCAGCTCGCCGGGTTCCTTGGACAGGATCGTCACCGCTACCCGGCTGTCGCGCCGTACGTTGCGCACTTTCAGGTATTCGCCCAGGTGCGCCGTCACCAGCTCGTCGCCGTCCGGCGTTTCCTGGAAGGCAATCCACACCACGGAAACTTGCGGGCTGCCGTCGGCATTGATCGTCACCAGCGTCGCATCAACCCCCGCGCCGATCAGTTCACGTGCGGAATCATCGAGTCGCATGCGTACTACCAACACCCGTCGACGGGATTCATTCCTGCGGTCAGGCAGGCGCTTTGCAAGGAGTCGGGGC
Coding sequences within:
- a CDS encoding Rieske 2Fe-2S domain-containing protein; translation: MQITSVGHAGFHIRTAAGTILCDPWVNPAYFGSWFPFPDNTRLDWDELGNCDFLYVSHLHRDHFDAKLLAEKVNKDATVLLPDYPVPDLRRELVKLGFHRFFETEDSTKHSLKGLPWRAEVPEDTELDIMIVALRAPADGPIGDSGLIVSDGETTCFNMNDARPVDMDVIHDSFGHIDIHLLQYSGAIWYPMVYDIPSRTKSNFGKQKRQRGMDRARSYIEQVGATWVVPSAGPPVFLDDELRYLNDDRGDEGNIFPDQMTFLEQMQIHGNAGGILMIPGSVAEVHGKDLSGLTHPSDPAAIYDHKADYIADMAQRLAPVLAAEKASWATGSEPFLERLKALFEPIMAQSDLICDGIGYPVGLVLGDETVVLDFPKRVVRAPIEGEGKYRYGFRIAPELVRTVLRDNEPDWVNTIFLSTRFQAWRIGGYNEFLYTFFKCLTDERIAYADGWFSEAHDDTASTELGGYEVQRRCPHLKADLSKFGVVEGNTLTCNLHGWQWDLESGRCKTSKGHELRSRRLDETATNS
- a CDS encoding 1-acyl-sn-glycerol-3-phosphate acyltransferase, with product MEPVYRTIIGLARTVFFVEGLKFTVKGAENIPASGGAVLAVNHTGYMDFTYAGLPVRTPKRYIRFMAKKEVFDNSISGPIMRALKHIPVDRGAGADSYKAAVDYLKRGELVGVYPEATISRSFEIKEFKSGAARMAIESGVPVIPIVIWGAQRVWTKGFPKRLGRTNTPISIAVGKPIQPYEPAAEFTAELRSTMQAMLLDLQQDYIHEPGAYWVPARLGGSAPTLEEADALDAAEIAERAARRESADE
- a CDS encoding PPOX class F420-dependent oxidoreductase, whose protein sequence is MRLDDSARELIGAGVDATLVTINADGSPQVSVVWIAFQETPDGDELVTAHLGEYLKVRNVRRDSRVAVTILSKEPGELMRPYLAIKGTARIVEGGAPELLTELAQTLASPDVDFPPKDAPPGLLTRIRIDKVGGIGPWAS